A portion of the Halogeometricum sp. S1BR25-6 genome contains these proteins:
- a CDS encoding metal-dependent hydrolase family protein: MDADRLVFVGGRVADADGTRRADVVVDTDAGTIVAVGTDAADSADGSEDEGETETVDAAGKVLAPGLIDSHVHLMMDGRPDVATVDAESREMLSYRAAANLRATVEAGVTMVRDLGAPGTLALDAGRAVEAGVLSGPRVVACGRNVVMTGGHGHWFGREADGPDEVRKAVREQLKRGAGVVKCMATGGVLTEGAVTGAPELAEDELAALVDAASATGVPTAAHAHGKDGIENAVRAGITSVEHGTFMDRETADLMAREGTYWVPTASALEGIVENGVEAGIPDEAVEKAEDAQERFERAWEHALDAGVKIAMGTDAGTPFNFHGENALREMELLVEYGLTPAEALEAATATVAELLGVEAGRVAEGYRADLLVLDADPNEDATAWRDADAVYRGGDRAA, translated from the coding sequence ATGGACGCAGACAGACTCGTCTTCGTCGGCGGGCGCGTGGCCGACGCCGACGGGACGCGACGGGCGGACGTGGTCGTCGATACCGACGCGGGAACCATCGTCGCGGTGGGGACGGACGCGGCCGATTCGGCCGACGGCAGTGAGGACGAGGGCGAAACCGAGACGGTGGACGCCGCGGGCAAGGTGCTCGCACCGGGACTGATCGACTCGCACGTCCACCTGATGATGGACGGCCGGCCGGACGTGGCGACGGTCGACGCCGAGAGCCGAGAGATGCTGAGCTATCGCGCCGCCGCGAACCTTCGTGCGACCGTGGAAGCGGGCGTGACGATGGTTCGGGACCTCGGCGCGCCGGGGACGCTGGCCCTCGACGCCGGCCGGGCGGTCGAGGCGGGCGTGCTCTCCGGCCCGCGCGTCGTCGCCTGCGGGCGGAACGTCGTGATGACCGGCGGGCACGGTCACTGGTTCGGTCGCGAGGCCGACGGTCCCGACGAGGTCCGAAAGGCGGTTCGCGAGCAACTGAAGCGCGGCGCGGGCGTCGTGAAATGTATGGCCACCGGCGGCGTCCTCACCGAGGGCGCGGTCACGGGCGCGCCGGAACTCGCCGAGGACGAACTCGCCGCCCTCGTCGACGCGGCGTCGGCGACGGGCGTTCCGACCGCCGCGCACGCCCACGGGAAAGATGGCATCGAGAACGCCGTCCGCGCCGGAATCACGAGCGTCGAGCACGGGACGTTCATGGACAGGGAGACGGCGGACCTGATGGCCCGCGAGGGAACGTACTGGGTGCCGACGGCCAGCGCCCTGGAGGGTATCGTCGAGAACGGCGTCGAGGCGGGCATCCCCGACGAGGCGGTGGAGAAGGCCGAGGACGCACAGGAGCGCTTCGAGCGCGCGTGGGAGCACGCCCTCGACGCCGGCGTGAAGATAGCGATGGGCACCGACGCGGGGACGCCGTTCAATTTCCACGGCGAGAACGCCCTCCGCGAGATGGAACTGCTGGTCGAGTACGGTCTCACCCCCGCGGAGGCGCTCGAAGCGGCCACCGCCACCGTCGCGGAACTGCTCGGCGTCGAAGCGGGCCGCGTCGCGGAGGGGTACCGCGCGGACCTCCTCGTTCTCGACGCCGACCCGAACGAGGACGCGACGGCGTGGCGCGACGCCGACGCCGTCTACCGCGGCGGCGACCGGGCGGCGTAG
- a CDS encoding MOSC domain-containing protein, whose protein sequence is MTDDRTERTSGTRFDPDDAPTAVVRRLTTFPVKSLDGCDRESVRVVRNGGLDGDREFALFDSAGEYVNGKRERSIHRVGTEFDPETRTLGVTLPDRETERFDVDDDGDRGRLTGLLSEHVGYEVSLRRNRDGGFPDDTEASGPTVVSTATLREVASWFDGISVKEMRRRLRANVELGGLDGDLPAFWEDRLFDRRGRVVDFRIGDVEFAGVNPCQRCVVPSRDPDTGAAYDGFRETFVRRRRETMPAWSGGVPERRSGSRRTESDGDWFDHDFRLMVNTRVAASSWGETLAVGDEVRVGDSRPTDD, encoded by the coding sequence ATGACGGACGACCGGACCGAACGGACGTCGGGAACTCGCTTCGACCCAGACGACGCCCCGACGGCCGTCGTCCGGCGCCTCACGACGTTTCCGGTGAAATCACTCGACGGGTGCGACCGCGAGTCGGTGCGCGTGGTCCGCAACGGCGGCCTCGACGGCGACCGGGAGTTCGCGCTGTTCGATTCTGCGGGCGAGTACGTCAACGGCAAGCGGGAGCGCTCGATTCACCGCGTCGGAACCGAGTTCGACCCCGAGACGCGGACGCTGGGAGTGACACTTCCCGACCGGGAAACCGAACGGTTCGACGTGGACGACGACGGCGACAGGGGGAGGCTGACCGGCTTGCTCTCCGAACACGTCGGCTACGAGGTGTCGCTCCGGCGGAACCGCGACGGCGGCTTTCCGGACGACACCGAGGCGTCGGGCCCGACGGTCGTCAGCACCGCGACGCTTCGCGAAGTCGCCTCGTGGTTCGACGGTATCAGCGTCAAGGAGATGCGCCGACGCCTGCGCGCGAACGTCGAACTCGGCGGTCTCGACGGCGACCTGCCGGCGTTCTGGGAGGACCGCCTGTTCGACCGACGGGGCCGCGTCGTCGACTTCCGAATCGGCGACGTCGAGTTCGCGGGCGTCAACCCGTGTCAGCGCTGCGTCGTCCCCTCGCGCGACCCCGACACGGGCGCGGCGTACGACGGGTTCCGCGAGACGTTCGTCCGGCGTCGGCGCGAGACGATGCCCGCGTGGTCCGGCGGCGTCCCGGAGCGACGCTCCGGGTCTCGTCGGACGGAGTCCGACGGCGATTGGTTCGACCACGACTTCCGCCTCATGGTGAACACGCGCGTCGCGGCGTCCTCGTGGGGTGAGACGCTCGCCGTCGGCGACGAGGTTCGCGTCGGCGACTCGCGCCCGACGGACGACTGA
- the psmA gene encoding archaeal proteasome endopeptidase complex subunit alpha — translation MNRNDQQAYDRGTSLFSPDGRIYQVEYAREAVKRGAPSLGIRTADGVVLAAQRRTSSSLMEAESIEKIHKLDSYLGAATAGHVADARQLVDDARQEAQVNHLRYGEPIGVETLTTSLSDMIQETTQRGGTRPFGASLLIGGMDGEGEDAQPRLFQTDPSGAPQEWKAVAIGAKRNDIQEFLEEEWTEELSLSDGVDLAVRGLLVTDDELESPDVSAVTLSSEGYRDVDEDEIDEVLSEHVPGTDDSDEAQ, via the coding sequence ATGAATCGGAACGACCAGCAGGCGTACGACCGAGGTACGTCGCTGTTCTCCCCCGACGGCCGTATCTATCAGGTCGAGTACGCCCGCGAGGCGGTCAAACGAGGCGCGCCGAGCCTCGGTATCCGGACCGCCGACGGCGTCGTCCTCGCCGCACAGCGCCGGACGAGTTCGTCGCTCATGGAGGCCGAGAGCATCGAGAAGATACACAAACTGGATAGCTACCTCGGCGCCGCCACGGCGGGACACGTCGCCGACGCCCGGCAACTCGTCGACGACGCTCGGCAGGAGGCGCAGGTGAACCACCTTCGCTACGGCGAACCCATCGGCGTGGAGACGCTGACCACGTCGCTCTCCGACATGATTCAGGAGACCACCCAGCGCGGCGGCACCCGCCCGTTCGGCGCCTCCCTCCTCATCGGCGGGATGGACGGCGAGGGCGAGGACGCCCAACCGCGTCTGTTCCAGACGGACCCCTCCGGGGCGCCGCAGGAGTGGAAGGCGGTCGCCATCGGCGCGAAGCGCAACGACATCCAGGAGTTCCTCGAAGAGGAGTGGACCGAGGAACTGTCGCTGTCCGACGGCGTCGACCTCGCCGTCCGCGGCCTCCTCGTCACCGACGACGAACTCGAATCACCGGACGTGAGCGCCGTCACGCTTTCCTCGGAGGGTTACCGCGACGTCGACGAGGACGAGATAGACGAAGTGCTCTCCGAACACGTCCCCGGAACGGACGACTCCGACGAAGCCCAGTAA
- a CDS encoding HVO_2922 family protein has translation MTATFELYEDKEEKYRWRLVHRNGNILADSGEGYATRQKARQGIRSVKENAPDAPVETL, from the coding sequence GTGACCGCCACGTTCGAACTCTACGAGGACAAAGAGGAGAAGTACCGCTGGCGACTCGTCCACCGCAACGGCAACATCCTCGCCGACAGCGGCGAGGGGTACGCCACGAGACAGAAGGCCAGACAGGGAATTCGGAGCGTGAAGGAGAACGCCCCCGACGCGCCGGTCGAGACGCTCTGA